In Microvenator marinus, one genomic interval encodes:
- a CDS encoding mechanosensitive ion channel family protein: MEEFLNEIIAYFTTRRLMVWGSALTLFLVGLVIAHWLSVLVGRITARKAGERHAIVLRRVSHTFFVVLLVGLTLSYLGFDLKVLLGAAGILTVAIGFAAQTSASNIISGLFLLGERPFVVGDILQIAETTGEVVAIDLLSVRIRTYDNLAVRVPNETLLKTTFTNLTHFPVRRFDLQIRVGMEEDVDHVREVLMNVAAENPLCLDEPQPLFIFRGFGESMLDIQFSVWVVRENYIELRNSMYMDVKRALNEAGIEIPLPQRVLRFRGKDGAEISLPEAQI, encoded by the coding sequence ATGGAAGAATTCCTTAACGAAATCATTGCCTATTTCACGACGCGCAGATTGATGGTCTGGGGTTCCGCGCTCACTCTCTTTCTGGTGGGACTGGTGATTGCGCACTGGCTCAGCGTGTTGGTGGGGCGCATTACGGCCAGAAAGGCCGGTGAGCGCCACGCTATCGTGCTCAGGCGAGTCTCACACACATTCTTTGTGGTACTCTTGGTGGGACTTACCCTGAGCTATCTGGGCTTTGACCTCAAGGTCCTACTCGGCGCGGCCGGGATCTTGACCGTTGCGATTGGATTCGCGGCCCAAACCTCTGCGTCAAACATCATCTCTGGACTCTTTCTCTTGGGCGAGCGGCCGTTTGTGGTCGGAGACATCCTTCAAATCGCCGAGACCACGGGCGAGGTGGTCGCGATTGACCTCCTTTCCGTGCGAATTAGAACCTATGACAACTTAGCCGTCCGTGTGCCGAACGAAACACTCTTGAAAACAACCTTCACAAATCTGACGCATTTTCCGGTGCGTCGGTTCGATTTGCAGATTCGCGTGGGTATGGAAGAAGACGTAGACCACGTGCGCGAAGTCTTGATGAACGTCGCCGCTGAGAATCCGCTCTGCCTCGACGAGCCGCAGCCGCTCTTCATATTTCGGGGGTTTGGAGAGTCTATGCTCGACATTCAGTTCTCGGTTTGGGTTGTGCGCGAGAATTACATCGAGCTCCGAAACTCGATGTACATGGACGTCAAGCGGGCGTTAAACGAAGCTGGAATCGAAATACCTTTGCCACAAAGGGTCTTGCGTTTCCGAGGCAAAGATGGAGCGGAGATTTCTCTTCCAGAGGCCCAAATATGA
- a CDS encoding acetyl-CoA carboxylase biotin carboxyl carrier protein subunit, with product MAHDIKAHITGTLWKLEVEVGDEVEEDDDFLILESMKMEMPIAAEYDCVVTEILVNEGDSVSEGQVLLRVEKS from the coding sequence ATGGCACATGATATCAAAGCCCATATCACGGGCACCCTTTGGAAACTTGAAGTTGAAGTGGGCGATGAGGTCGAAGAAGACGACGACTTTCTCATCCTGGAATCCATGAAAATGGAGATGCCCATCGCTGCCGAGTACGATTGCGTCGTGACTGAAATCCTTGTGAATGAAGGTGACTCAGTGAGCGAAGGCCAAGTCCTACTTCGCGTCGAAAAAAGCTAA
- a CDS encoding carboxypeptidase-like regulatory domain-containing protein yields MKKALVIVAMICVGLAVLWFASDDAEEAPPVESTHEEKPDKVEVSVAEPEPSPTLVSTRDGRIIEVRGAEGSVSLWLGGPGVDADFQAESPNGLFPLPLTYEDEEIPTLEVRASAGDRCFWGALEADAKTLEVVAGSPLSLLVRNEFGQRLEAQVRIGLEFVGFVFLKGETSTDGLTVRCLPEGEYALSVTAPGYLASHLEIFHSAEVRSVEVVLKEGSSIEGEVLAETGEPIEGAVVLVDSCTDGVCAPHELVETGADGRFISDHLPSPEARLVARHPDFEARRATGRGNVSLVLKRGTPRTFVALGSSEEPVEGARVVWESDFDSGGGVTNSAGEWRDNTAPASARARAIMGRFESPWTSVSGSRVELDLSAASGGNELVRVESENRVHDVVFSQGDTLCAHDVLKPGDFRVYCPAGPTNADLKMAAGLARVQFELGRDASISPPPPKEHVFGIRSAEKPSLQIEFEGRTTQIEVMKDGENWLARASLWNDVEAPKWRASAPGLGEEEGRATGESTSVELSRQFTRQVFVLDSTGSPINGAFIGIRSPEAQMDWAKSSGDLPFQRRMAEGETLALYLVDARRGEAIFELSEGADDRVELRADVLSSPPKGYLSRAEIDAIGFRLVRDGRGWRIDEVPPDSGIKRGDWWIAAWRRGNSVLVVTWNGGKYKEHVIRPQ; encoded by the coding sequence TTGAAGAAAGCGCTCGTCATAGTTGCGATGATTTGTGTGGGCCTTGCGGTGCTCTGGTTCGCGAGTGATGACGCCGAAGAGGCGCCACCCGTTGAGTCAACGCACGAAGAGAAGCCAGATAAAGTCGAGGTTTCTGTTGCCGAGCCTGAACCCTCGCCAACCCTCGTAAGCACTCGCGATGGGCGTATTATCGAAGTGCGGGGCGCTGAAGGGTCGGTCTCTCTTTGGCTCGGTGGTCCCGGCGTAGATGCCGATTTCCAAGCCGAATCTCCAAACGGGCTTTTTCCGTTGCCGCTAACCTACGAAGACGAGGAAATTCCAACGCTTGAGGTAAGGGCTAGTGCGGGTGATCGATGTTTTTGGGGCGCCCTTGAGGCTGACGCCAAAACACTTGAAGTTGTGGCAGGCTCTCCGCTTTCTCTCTTGGTGCGAAACGAGTTCGGGCAACGTTTAGAAGCTCAGGTTCGGATAGGTCTCGAGTTCGTAGGGTTTGTGTTCTTAAAAGGGGAGACCTCAACGGATGGACTTACGGTCCGGTGCCTTCCTGAAGGCGAGTACGCTCTGAGCGTGACAGCTCCTGGCTATCTGGCCTCTCACCTCGAGATTTTTCATTCCGCTGAGGTTCGCTCAGTAGAAGTCGTGCTCAAGGAGGGAAGTTCCATTGAAGGGGAGGTCTTGGCAGAAACTGGCGAACCCATTGAGGGGGCAGTGGTCCTCGTCGATTCGTGTACGGATGGGGTTTGCGCGCCGCACGAATTGGTGGAGACGGGCGCCGATGGACGATTCATCTCAGACCATCTTCCTTCTCCCGAAGCTCGACTGGTCGCTCGGCACCCTGATTTTGAGGCCCGGCGCGCCACGGGGCGCGGCAACGTCAGCCTTGTCCTTAAGCGAGGCACACCCAGAACCTTTGTGGCGCTTGGCTCTAGCGAGGAGCCCGTGGAGGGGGCGCGGGTCGTCTGGGAAAGCGATTTTGACTCGGGCGGAGGCGTCACGAATTCTGCGGGTGAATGGCGCGACAACACGGCTCCAGCTTCGGCTAGAGCTCGTGCCATCATGGGTAGGTTCGAATCCCCTTGGACCTCGGTTTCCGGCTCCCGAGTGGAACTCGACTTAAGCGCTGCGTCCGGTGGCAATGAACTCGTTAGGGTCGAGTCGGAAAACCGCGTTCATGATGTTGTTTTTTCTCAAGGCGACACCCTTTGCGCTCATGACGTACTGAAGCCTGGAGACTTCCGTGTCTATTGCCCGGCGGGTCCAACTAATGCCGATCTGAAGATGGCTGCGGGCTTGGCGCGCGTGCAATTCGAACTTGGGCGAGATGCATCCATTTCACCACCGCCTCCGAAGGAACACGTTTTTGGGATCAGGTCGGCGGAAAAGCCGAGCCTTCAGATTGAGTTCGAGGGAAGGACCACGCAGATTGAGGTGATGAAGGATGGCGAGAATTGGCTCGCGAGGGCCTCGCTTTGGAATGACGTAGAAGCCCCCAAATGGCGTGCCTCAGCGCCAGGCCTTGGAGAGGAGGAGGGAAGGGCGACTGGAGAGTCGACCTCCGTTGAACTTTCAAGACAGTTTACAAGGCAAGTCTTTGTATTGGACTCCACGGGGTCCCCGATAAACGGAGCTTTCATTGGTATTCGAAGCCCGGAGGCTCAAATGGATTGGGCGAAATCGTCGGGTGATTTGCCTTTCCAGCGCCGAATGGCAGAAGGGGAAACGCTGGCTCTCTATCTGGTGGACGCGCGGCGCGGCGAAGCGATTTTTGAACTCAGTGAAGGTGCAGACGACCGTGTGGAACTCCGTGCCGATGTCCTCAGCTCCCCGCCAAAGGGTTACCTATCTCGCGCTGAGATAGACGCAATCGGTTTTCGTCTTGTCCGCGACGGCAGAGGCTGGCGCATTGACGAGGTTCCTCCCGATTCAGGCATCAAACGGGGTGATTGGTGGATCGCTGCGTGGAGACGCGGAAATAGCGTGCTCGTTGTCACTTGGAATGGCGGCAAGTATAAGGAGCACGTCATTCGTCCCCAATGA
- a CDS encoding acetyl-CoA carboxylase biotin carboxylase subunit: MFQKVLIANRGEISCRISKTLRDLGIASVAIYSEADEGAKHAKAADEAFLVGPAHVTESYLNIDRIIEVAIESGCDAVHPGYGLLSENSEFVQRVKSAGMTFIGPSEEVMKLMGDKAAARAFAIEAGVPVVPGTDGEIEGEDAAVAFAEEFGYPLLVKAAAGGGGIGMKLARKEKQLRKAVQECVRRGESSFGSGRIYLERYVENPRHIEIQVFGDSHGNVIHLFERECSVQRRHQKVIEESPSMMMTRFEGLRERMCDAAVKLAKAANYTNAGTVEFIVSPDGDFYFIEMNTRLQVEHPVTEAITGLDLVEWQLRVAAGEKLPKSQDEVQTCGHAIEARIYAEAPFKMFMPQPGRITDYKEPSGESVRVDSGVQGEWDVTPFYDPLVAKLLTHGEDRTQAIERMKAALGDYVIGGLVNNIEMHKLVLDADAFRNGEVHTSWLEEWIKDVPQG, encoded by the coding sequence ATGTTTCAGAAAGTATTGATTGCCAACCGTGGCGAGATTTCGTGTCGAATTTCCAAAACCCTTCGGGATCTGGGTATTGCAAGCGTCGCCATCTATAGCGAGGCGGATGAAGGCGCAAAACACGCGAAGGCAGCCGATGAGGCGTTCCTCGTAGGTCCAGCGCACGTCACCGAGAGCTATCTCAACATCGACCGGATTATCGAAGTTGCGATCGAGTCGGGCTGTGATGCCGTTCACCCTGGCTATGGCCTTCTGAGCGAGAACTCCGAATTTGTACAGCGGGTCAAGAGCGCTGGAATGACCTTCATCGGGCCATCCGAAGAAGTCATGAAACTGATGGGCGACAAAGCCGCAGCACGTGCGTTCGCAATCGAGGCCGGAGTGCCTGTGGTTCCCGGAACGGATGGCGAAATCGAAGGAGAAGATGCCGCCGTGGCGTTCGCCGAAGAGTTTGGATACCCCCTCCTCGTCAAGGCCGCGGCCGGCGGCGGCGGAATCGGAATGAAGCTCGCTCGCAAGGAAAAACAACTCCGCAAAGCCGTGCAAGAGTGCGTGCGTCGCGGCGAGTCGTCGTTCGGTAGTGGTCGAATCTATCTTGAGCGCTATGTGGAAAACCCGCGGCACATCGAGATCCAGGTCTTTGGCGACTCCCACGGCAATGTGATTCACCTTTTTGAGCGCGAATGCAGCGTGCAAAGGCGTCACCAGAAGGTCATCGAGGAATCTCCAAGCATGATGATGACCAGGTTTGAAGGGCTTCGTGAACGTATGTGTGATGCTGCGGTAAAGCTGGCCAAAGCCGCCAACTACACCAACGCGGGAACCGTTGAATTCATCGTGTCCCCTGACGGCGATTTCTACTTCATCGAAATGAACACGCGTCTGCAGGTCGAACACCCTGTAACCGAGGCCATCACTGGATTAGACCTCGTTGAATGGCAACTCCGAGTGGCTGCGGGTGAAAAGCTTCCAAAATCGCAAGACGAAGTTCAGACGTGTGGCCACGCCATCGAGGCCCGAATCTATGCTGAGGCTCCTTTCAAGATGTTCATGCCGCAGCCTGGCCGTATCACAGACTACAAGGAGCCCTCGGGCGAATCCGTAAGAGTTGATAGCGGTGTGCAAGGCGAGTGGGATGTGACGCCCTTCTACGACCCGCTGGTGGCCAAACTCCTGACACACGGTGAGGACAGGACTCAAGCAATCGAGCGCATGAAAGCTGCCTTAGGTGACTACGTGATTGGCGGATTGGTCAACAATATCGAGATGCACAAACTTGTCTTGGATGCGGACGCCTTCAGAAACGGTGAAGTGCACACAAGTTGGCTCGAAGAGTGGATCAAGGACGTTCCGCAAGGTTGA
- a CDS encoding Mur ligase family protein — protein MSLLDASKFAVWGLGVSGVAAANRLAELGKSVVASDSREFGPWAENLVLHPSVELKFGQNALEGAEVVIPSPGLKPSLPVFERLPPGVQIYSEIDLAYELAECDFVSVTGTDGKTTTTSLISHILDVAGIPGMAAGNIGIPLSEAITKHGAGHVIVAEISEFQLWSSKCFRARANAFTNIAEDHLDYFTSMEEIIAAERVLVENAASDDVMVFNLNDHVLAGWADAYSGPMRNYIVDAVCGGNGQDKPVRNVSEFAGDAVRDVQYRESIAVRDVPFMERNAVQGVPFLWSDEIRVFEADSGVLDLSSTELRGRHNVMNIMAAAQVARVLGVSWDTIQQGIDSFKPLAHRMQLVHEKSGLRFYDDSKATNAHASMAGLRSAEGNLVVIAGGVEKGLPLEQWTHLLAHKKAKVVVIGEIKERMKAELQLAGVLEVQDASSMEDAVDKALALAQTPASIVLSPACSSFDMFKSYAHRGEVFAEAARKLA, from the coding sequence GTGAGCTTGCTCGATGCGTCGAAATTTGCAGTTTGGGGGCTCGGCGTTAGCGGAGTAGCTGCGGCCAATCGCCTTGCCGAACTGGGAAAGTCGGTGGTCGCCAGTGATTCACGGGAGTTTGGTCCCTGGGCCGAAAACCTGGTTCTGCATCCTTCTGTTGAACTCAAGTTCGGTCAAAATGCGCTTGAAGGGGCTGAAGTCGTCATTCCTTCACCCGGTCTCAAGCCGAGTTTGCCCGTGTTTGAACGACTTCCACCAGGCGTTCAAATCTACTCCGAGATAGACCTCGCCTACGAGTTGGCAGAATGCGACTTTGTGAGTGTGACTGGCACGGATGGAAAAACCACGACCACATCGCTGATCTCGCATATCTTGGACGTCGCGGGCATACCCGGGATGGCAGCGGGAAATATCGGCATACCCTTGTCTGAAGCCATCACAAAGCATGGGGCAGGGCATGTGATCGTGGCCGAAATCTCCGAGTTTCAACTCTGGAGTTCCAAGTGTTTTCGGGCGCGGGCGAACGCGTTTACGAATATCGCGGAAGACCATCTGGATTATTTCACTTCGATGGAGGAAATCATCGCGGCAGAGCGGGTGCTCGTTGAGAACGCAGCTTCCGATGATGTGATGGTCTTCAATCTAAACGACCATGTTCTAGCGGGCTGGGCAGATGCCTACAGCGGGCCGATGAGAAATTACATCGTAGACGCGGTGTGTGGCGGAAATGGTCAAGATAAACCAGTACGCAATGTCTCGGAATTTGCTGGTGATGCGGTACGGGACGTTCAGTATCGTGAGTCTATTGCGGTACGAGATGTTCCGTTTATGGAGCGCAATGCGGTACAGGGTGTTCCGTTTTTATGGTCGGATGAAATTCGAGTTTTTGAGGCTGATAGTGGCGTATTAGACCTTTCCTCGACGGAGTTGCGAGGGCGCCATAACGTGATGAACATCATGGCCGCAGCACAGGTCGCGAGGGTGCTTGGTGTGAGCTGGGATACCATTCAGCAAGGCATCGACTCGTTTAAGCCTCTCGCCCACAGAATGCAGCTCGTGCACGAGAAAAGCGGCCTTAGGTTCTACGACGATTCAAAGGCAACAAACGCTCACGCTTCTATGGCAGGTCTAAGAAGTGCTGAGGGGAACCTGGTCGTCATCGCCGGAGGTGTAGAAAAGGGCCTGCCTTTGGAACAATGGACGCACCTGCTAGCTCACAAAAAGGCGAAGGTTGTTGTCATTGGAGAGATCAAAGAGCGGATGAAGGCTGAGCTCCAGCTCGCCGGCGTTCTCGAGGTGCAGGATGCCTCATCGATGGAAGATGCCGTAGACAAGGCGCTAGCGCTCGCACAAACGCCCGCAAGCATCGTGTTGAGCCCCGCATGTTCTAGCTTTGATATGTTTAAGAGTTATGCGCATCGTGGCGAGGTCTTCGCCGAGGCGGCAAGAAAGCTGGCTTAG
- a CDS encoding TIGR04563 family protein has protein sequence MSDKRKQSLYFPDEYLEEIRNESLRQDRSMSWLVQKAWEISRDKIMQFPSANDYLPGEVDEDERGSQD, from the coding sequence ATGAGTGATAAGCGTAAACAAAGTCTATACTTCCCGGACGAGTATTTGGAGGAAATCCGAAACGAGTCCCTGCGCCAAGACCGAAGCATGTCGTGGCTGGTGCAGAAAGCGTGGGAAATCTCCCGCGACAAAATCATGCAGTTTCCCTCCGCCAATGATTACCTACCCGGCGAGGTAGATGAGGACGAGCGCGGCTCTCAAGACTGA
- the der gene encoding ribosome biogenesis GTPase Der, which translates to MRSMIAIVGRPNVGKSRLFNRLTESQRAIVLDYEGVTRDRQYGDAEWYGRYYTLVDTGGFVPVTEEPLLNLMRDQARLAIEEADIIIFMMDGKQGLTAADMQIAELLRNSTKPIFYVVNKIDAYQRKEEAIAEFYSLGSDLYAVSAEHGHGLDNLMDSVANLIEPGEPELKEEVFARVAVVGKPNAGKSSTVNALLGESRLLTSDIPGTTRDAVDTMISWNEREYLVIDTAGLRKKSSISEKLEEWSVVQAIRSIDRADVALLVLDATEGVTTQDKKIASVVDGRGRACVILVNKWDIVEKDTNTAGEYVKVIREEMPFLSYAPILFVSAKTGQRVQKILGEVDRVFEQYQRRVSTGELNRFLAHILEKHSPPVYQNKKLKFYYVSQVAVRPPRFAFMVSNPKGVAPAYRKYIENQIREEYGFEGTPIKTVMRERRRRDLRQS; encoded by the coding sequence ATGAGAAGCATGATCGCCATCGTCGGCCGACCGAATGTCGGAAAAAGCCGACTCTTTAACCGCCTCACCGAGTCCCAGCGTGCCATTGTTTTGGATTACGAAGGGGTCACGCGCGACCGCCAATACGGCGACGCTGAGTGGTACGGCCGCTACTACACGCTGGTGGATACCGGTGGATTTGTTCCGGTGACCGAAGAGCCGCTGCTAAACCTCATGAGAGACCAGGCGCGTCTTGCGATCGAAGAAGCCGATATCATCATTTTCATGATGGACGGAAAACAGGGCTTAACGGCTGCTGATATGCAGATTGCCGAGCTTCTTCGGAACAGCACCAAACCCATCTTCTACGTGGTCAACAAGATCGATGCGTACCAGCGCAAGGAAGAAGCCATTGCTGAGTTCTACTCGCTTGGTTCCGACCTTTATGCGGTGAGCGCTGAGCACGGTCACGGCCTCGATAATCTGATGGATTCCGTGGCGAACTTGATCGAGCCCGGCGAGCCCGAGCTCAAGGAAGAGGTCTTTGCGCGAGTGGCGGTTGTCGGCAAGCCAAACGCCGGGAAATCGAGCACGGTGAACGCACTCCTTGGGGAATCGAGGCTGCTAACGAGCGATATCCCGGGAACCACACGAGACGCTGTGGACACCATGATTTCATGGAATGAGCGAGAGTATCTCGTCATCGATACCGCGGGTCTGAGAAAGAAGTCTTCAATCTCTGAAAAGCTCGAGGAATGGAGCGTGGTCCAAGCTATTCGTTCGATTGACAGGGCTGACGTTGCGCTCTTGGTTCTTGACGCGACTGAAGGCGTCACCACGCAGGATAAGAAGATTGCGAGCGTGGTAGATGGCCGTGGACGCGCATGTGTCATCCTCGTCAACAAATGGGATATTGTTGAAAAGGATACGAACACGGCTGGCGAATACGTCAAAGTGATTCGCGAAGAGATGCCATTCTTGTCCTACGCGCCGATTCTCTTTGTATCGGCGAAGACTGGCCAACGTGTGCAGAAGATTCTTGGCGAAGTAGACCGCGTGTTTGAGCAGTACCAGCGTCGTGTCAGCACGGGTGAGCTCAACCGGTTCCTTGCGCACATCTTGGAGAAGCACTCGCCGCCGGTGTACCAGAACAAGAAGCTCAAGTTCTATTACGTCTCGCAGGTGGCCGTGCGCCCGCCGCGCTTTGCGTTCATGGTATCGAACCCTAAAGGCGTGGCTCCGGCATACCGCAAGTATATCGAGAACCAGATTCGCGAAGAATATGGCTTCGAGGGAACCCCCATCAAGACGGTGATGCGAGAGAGAAGGCGAAGGGACTTGCGTCAGTCTTGA
- the murC gene encoding UDP-N-acetylmuramate--L-alanine ligase yields the protein MILENVKRVHLLGIGGIGVSGVARILNGRGYQVSGSDVRESALTEAVRNEGMKVFIGHMPQNVEGVDLVVVSTAIPETNVELVAAKEKGIPVVHRSHVLAALIDDFRTIGVTGTHGKGTVSSMIAWILEKAGLEPGFIIGGMLNNFGTNARAPGKVEHPWMVVEVDESDGSHHNVPTDLVVCNFLELDHLNYYDDLNDIIASMTRYIQENPKLKEVFLNLDCEGNRQLASKVQLRPTGYSVEHETEYKGVLDGNGQLPIRFKAIRRGEVIGEFELNLPGRYNVVNAMAAIAVAIRVGVDIPTIQDAISTYSGMENRFTIVHGGGVTFVKDYNSHPTCMRKVLESARDLVDGRIISIFKPYRYSLIKYLQHEYGAAFKGSDEVIITKMYAAEEDPIPGVDTQTVVDRIRENGLKVTYIDDQRDIPDYLYKTLKPDDKALFFGGDDFFRMADEIAAEMARNAARSEGTPALGEVSGPLSHPREEAP from the coding sequence ATGATTTTGGAAAATGTGAAGCGGGTCCACTTACTTGGGATCGGTGGGATTGGAGTGTCTGGTGTCGCGAGAATCCTGAACGGACGCGGCTACCAGGTATCGGGCTCTGATGTGCGGGAGAGTGCGCTCACCGAAGCTGTTCGAAATGAAGGTATGAAGGTCTTTATCGGCCATATGCCTCAGAACGTGGAGGGTGTGGACCTCGTCGTGGTTTCAACGGCGATCCCAGAGACGAACGTGGAGCTCGTGGCGGCCAAAGAGAAGGGGATTCCCGTTGTGCATCGCTCGCACGTGCTCGCGGCGCTCATCGATGATTTCCGGACCATCGGGGTCACTGGCACTCACGGCAAGGGAACGGTTTCGAGCATGATCGCATGGATTCTGGAGAAGGCAGGACTCGAGCCGGGCTTCATCATCGGAGGCATGCTGAACAACTTTGGGACCAACGCGCGGGCGCCAGGTAAGGTCGAACACCCTTGGATGGTGGTAGAAGTTGATGAAAGCGACGGCTCACATCATAACGTTCCAACGGACCTCGTCGTCTGTAACTTTCTGGAGCTGGACCACCTCAATTATTACGATGATTTGAACGATATCATCGCCAGCATGACTCGCTACATTCAGGAGAACCCGAAACTCAAGGAAGTCTTCCTGAACCTTGATTGCGAAGGAAATCGGCAGCTTGCGTCCAAGGTGCAGTTGCGACCAACGGGCTACAGTGTTGAGCACGAGACCGAGTACAAAGGCGTTCTCGATGGAAATGGGCAGCTGCCGATTCGCTTTAAGGCGATTCGGCGCGGCGAGGTCATAGGGGAGTTCGAACTGAACTTGCCCGGTCGGTACAATGTGGTGAACGCGATGGCTGCTATCGCAGTGGCGATTCGAGTGGGAGTCGATATACCCACTATTCAGGACGCCATATCGACCTATTCCGGCATGGAAAATCGTTTCACTATCGTTCACGGGGGCGGGGTGACCTTTGTGAAGGATTATAACTCACACCCAACCTGCATGCGCAAAGTACTCGAGTCCGCGAGAGACCTCGTGGATGGGCGCATCATCAGTATCTTTAAGCCGTATCGATACTCGCTCATCAAGTACCTGCAGCACGAATACGGCGCAGCTTTCAAAGGAAGTGATGAGGTCATCATCACCAAGATGTACGCCGCAGAGGAAGACCCGATTCCGGGTGTGGATACTCAAACTGTGGTGGACCGGATTCGCGAGAATGGTCTCAAGGTCACGTACATTGACGACCAACGCGATATCCCTGACTACCTCTACAAGACCTTGAAGCCAGACGATAAGGCACTCTTTTTTGGTGGAGACGACTTCTTCCGAATGGCCGACGAAATCGCCGCCGAGATGGCTCGGAATGCGGCTCGTAGTGAGGGAACACCGGCACTTGGCGAGGTCAGTGGACCGCTATCACATCCGCGTGAGGAAGCTCCGTGA
- a CDS encoding carbohydrate-binding family 9-like protein, with protein sequence MKRNFLFAIGLSLSLSACQDVEPPAQVLTQEQWNDVKANILSEEPSPQYKVGAQFDERIELIGLDVSGPLEAGKEVTFTWYWRALKDGTDNWKAFIHLDAAKKPFRQNLDHVPVRDLFQTGKWKKGQIIKDEQKVTIRNDFPDGDAIPYIGFFKGDARLKVSNDVAKTQEAQPRVIGPTLKIKGKAEAKPQLPEAELLKTDAEIQVDGKLDEPVWSSIPGIRLKPFGSAPMVNTIVKGFVSDTHLHIGARMSDKNIWGKLTERDSDTWTEEVLELFLDVDGDGKDYLELQITPNNVIFDAHFKDQLGKGEGTRQEQIDRARAVNLEGLKSAVHVEGTLNDDKEDQSWTAEISIPLQEIPGFKSANVGDSWAVNFYRFDRPEAGKTHAYGWSTEPRGDFHQVDKFGKLNIVSEVKMAPNLAIERPNVAKLPQPKGTMVSPELIEEMKKQGKMKPDAPEPK encoded by the coding sequence ATGAAGCGTAATTTTCTCTTCGCAATCGGATTGTCGTTAAGTCTCAGTGCATGTCAGGACGTGGAGCCACCGGCTCAAGTCCTCACACAGGAGCAGTGGAACGACGTCAAAGCCAACATTCTCTCCGAAGAGCCGTCGCCGCAATACAAGGTCGGCGCCCAGTTTGATGAGCGTATCGAGCTCATCGGCCTTGATGTCTCAGGGCCGCTTGAGGCAGGCAAGGAAGTGACGTTCACATGGTACTGGCGCGCCCTCAAAGACGGGACAGACAACTGGAAAGCGTTCATTCACCTGGATGCTGCCAAGAAGCCATTCCGCCAGAACCTCGACCACGTGCCGGTTCGGGACCTCTTTCAGACAGGCAAGTGGAAGAAGGGCCAAATCATTAAGGATGAGCAAAAGGTCACCATCCGTAATGACTTCCCAGACGGCGATGCCATTCCATATATCGGCTTCTTCAAAGGCGACGCTCGACTTAAGGTTTCGAATGACGTGGCGAAGACCCAAGAGGCGCAGCCCCGTGTGATTGGGCCGACGCTCAAAATCAAGGGCAAAGCTGAGGCCAAGCCACAACTTCCCGAAGCCGAACTTCTTAAGACAGACGCAGAGATTCAGGTTGACGGCAAGCTCGACGAGCCTGTGTGGAGCTCCATTCCAGGTATTCGCCTCAAGCCCTTTGGGTCGGCGCCAATGGTCAACACCATCGTCAAGGGTTTCGTGAGCGATACCCACCTTCATATTGGCGCTCGAATGAGTGACAAGAATATCTGGGGTAAGCTTACGGAGCGGGATTCCGATACCTGGACGGAAGAAGTTCTTGAGCTTTTCCTAGATGTGGACGGAGATGGAAAGGATTATCTCGAGCTCCAAATCACACCGAACAACGTGATTTTTGACGCACACTTCAAAGACCAACTTGGAAAAGGGGAGGGGACACGGCAGGAGCAGATCGACCGCGCGCGTGCCGTGAACCTCGAGGGTCTAAAGTCAGCTGTCCATGTCGAAGGCACGTTGAACGACGACAAAGAAGACCAATCATGGACCGCTGAAATCTCGATTCCGTTGCAAGAGATTCCAGGCTTCAAGTCAGCCAATGTTGGGGACTCCTGGGCCGTCAATTTCTACCGATTTGACCGACCAGAGGCAGGCAAGACTCACGCGTACGGATGGTCCACTGAGCCGCGGGGAGACTTCCATCAGGTAGACAAATTTGGGAAACTGAACATCGTCTCCGAGGTCAAGATGGCGCCAAACCTTGCGATTGAGCGCCCGAATGTGGCCAAGTTGCCTCAGCCAAAGGGCACGATGGTCTCCCCCGAACTGATCGAAGAGATGAAAAAACAAGGCAAGATGAAGCCTGATGCTCCCGAACCTAAGTAG